One genomic region from Amaranthus tricolor cultivar Red isolate AtriRed21 chromosome 12, ASM2621246v1, whole genome shotgun sequence encodes:
- the LOC130828902 gene encoding ubiquitin carboxyl-terminal hydrolase 25, with translation MAGLQLSWQPNLPRLKRKNGVPLGLKNLGNSCYLNSVLQCLTYTPPLANFCLNNLHSSSCDATSAPYKKRDCAFCILEKRIVRSLSIDLALDAPAKIVNCLWIFAEHFKCGRQEDAHEFLRYVIDACHNTCLRLKKLHPQHVNKVTNGSQGESVSGNSIVKDIFGGSLQSQVKCLSCGTESNKIDEIMDISLEISNCSSLKDAMKKFFEAETLDGNNKYKCERCKKLVRAKKQMSIFQAPNVLVVQLKRFEGAFGGKIDKVIAFEDILVLSSFMCKESQDPHPKYSLFATIVHSGYSPESGHYYAYIKDALGRWYCCNDSYVTLSTLQKVLSEKAYILFFVRTSQRPVSVTNGVKPHETNGNSISKSPRISAPVKEMNMKSSNALSLVKGVTVASKSKDASGNLQNKFSGISITVAKKVSGCDNGITDIQKMEPVAINGKLVHSVSKQMNGNHTHSEEEKNGICRNGEQNEVLRSRVLVNGDGNLNNGTPHTVEGCTDQHTGLKRRETSGKILKNGITHNGHSNDNIDVTDSKRKSESRETAGKRLDNVVTHKSLTDMSISVSGSKRKLKDRDLCILLAKDAESRARVEEFKEVLKKEASLNLKKCGWYDDVYKYMRSRKRHCMDACDATDTSGQKQMLIADAKAFISQIPGSLKASLIEHIRSFSSQN, from the exons ATGGCCGGCTTGCAATTGAGTTGGCAACCTAATCTTCCTCGCCTTAAACGCAAAAATGGCGTCCCTTTAGGGTTGAAGAATCTTGGCAATTCTTGTTATCTTAATTCTGTTCTTCAATGTCTTACTTATACTCCTCCTCTCGCCAATTTCTGCCTCAACAATCTCCACTCTTCTTCCT GTGATGCGACCTCTGCGCCTTATAAAAAACGGGACTGCGCTTTCTGTATATTAGAGAAACGAATTGTACGTTCACTGAGTATTGATTTAGCACTTGATGCACCAGCAAAGATTGTGAATTGTCTCTGGATATTTGCTGAGCACTTCAAGTGTGGCAGGCAGGAGGATGCACATGAGTTTCTCCGTTATGTTATTGATGCCTGTCACAATACATGTCTTCGTTTGAAGAAATTACATCCGCAGCATGTTAATAAAGTCACTAATGGAAGCCAAGGAGAGAGTGTTAGTGGTAATAGTATTGTGAAGGATATTTTTGGGGGTTCTCTTCAAAGTCAAGTGAAATGCCTTTCTTGTGGAACTGAGTCTAATAAGATCGATGAGATCATGGatatttctcttgaaatatCCAACTGCAGTTCGCTTAAAGATGCCATGAAAAAGTTTTTTGAGGCTGAAACTCTAGATggtaataataaatacaaatgcGAGAG ATGCAAGAAACTAGTGCGAGCTAAAAAACAAATGTCGATTTTTCAAGCACCAAATGTTCTTGTAGTTCAACTGAAG AGATTTGAGGGAGCATTTGGCGGGAAGATAGATAAGGTGATTGCATTTGAAGACATTTTGGTACTTTCGAGCTTCATGTGCAAAGAAAGTCAG GATCCTCACCCTAAGTATAGCCTGTTTGCCACAATTGTGCATTCAGGTTATTCACCGGAGTCTGGGCATTATTATGCATACATTAAG GATGCCCTGGGTCGTTGGTATTGCTGCAACGATTCGTATGTAACATTGTCAACACTGCAAAAAGTTCTTTCAGAGAAAGCTTATATTCTATTTTTTGTTCGAACTAGCCAGCGGCCTGTTTCTGTGACAAATGGAGTGAAGCCTCACGAAACTAATGGAAATAGCATTTCTAAATCTCCTAGAATTTCTGCTCCTGTGAAAGAAATGAATATGAAATCATCTAATGCACTTTCTCTTGTTAAAGGCGTTACAGTTGCAAGTAAAAGTAAGGATGCTTCTGGCAATCTGCAAAATAAGTTCTCTGGCATCTCTATTACTGTGGCAAAAAAAGTTTCTGGTTGTGATAATGGGATCACTGATATTCAGAAAATGGAACCTGTTGCAATTAATGGAAAGTTGGTCCACTCTGTTTCTAAGCAGATGAATGGAAACCATACACATTCAGAGGAAGAAAAGAATGGAATTTGTAGGAATGGAGAACAGAATGAGGTTTTAAGAAGCCGGGTTTTGGTAAATGGTGATGGTAATCTTAATAATGGGACTCCTCATACTGTTGAAGGATGTACTGATCAGCACACTGGTTTAAAACGCAGAGAGACTTCAGGGAAGATACTTAAGAATGGGATCACCCATAATGGTCATAGTAATGACAATATTGATGTTACtgattccaaaagaaaatcggAAAGCAGAGAGACTGCAGGGAAGAGGCTTGATAATGTTGTCACTCATAAAAGTCTGACTGATATGAGTATAAGTGTTTCCGGCTCCAAAAGAAAGTTGAAAGATAGGGACTTATGCATTTTGCTTGCCAAGGATGCTGAATCCCGGGCAAGAGTTGAAGAATTCAAAGAAGT TCTTAAGAAGGAGGCATCGTTAAATCTGAAAAAATGTGGCTGGTATGATGATGTATATAAATACATGAGATCAAGGAAGAGGCACTGTATGGACGCTTGTGACGCAACAGATACCAGCGGGCAAAA
- the LOC130828580 gene encoding protein ALP1-like yields MNDRICKEQLRMDQRYFDKLCEVLVTRGDLVTTRNVTNRTIGAVFTRSGETVSRQFHTVLKVVMKIGKYYIKLVDFNVTYDGDNKWKWFEGALGALDGTLIKMTVPVKDRPRYRDRKGDITTNVLATCDPSLRFNHVLPGWEGSTSDPRILGDALRRPNGLKVPRNKYFLVHLGYSNAQGFLAPYKGIRYHLNLWRGSAPTNYKELFNLRHSSARNTIERAFGLLKMRWAILRKSSFYDKQTQVRIINACFFLHNFVREENLDDENLLNEVDDDLSNVEAFDTMEDEGEDFILTAQASPQWNNLRDEMSQKMFREY; encoded by the exons ATGAATGATAGGATTTGTAAAGAGCAGTTACGTATGGATCAGAGATATTTTGATAAGTTATGCGAGGTTTTAGTTACTAGAGGAGACCTAGTTACTACTAGGAATGTGACC AATAGAACTATTGGTGCCGTGTTCACTCGTTCGGGAGAAACGGTAAGCCGTCAATTCCATACTGTGCTCAAAGTTGTGATGAAAATAGGCAAGTATTATATCAAGCTAGTAGATTTCAATGTGACTTATGATGGAGACAACAAGTGGAAGTGGTTTGAGGGGGCACTTGGGGCACTTGATGGGACACTTATTAAGATGACAGTTCCCGTCAAAGATCGACCTAGATATAGAGATAGGAAAGGAGATATTACTACCAATGTACTAGCTACATGTGATCCAAGTCTTCGGTTCAATCATGTTTTGCCTGGCTGGGAGGGATCGACTTCTGATCCTCGCATTTTAGGGGACGCCCTCCGAAGACCTAATGGTCTCAAAGTTCCTAGGA ataaatattttcttgttcATTTGGGATATTCTAATGCACAAGGCTTCTTGGCTCCATATAAAGGTATACGTTACCATTTAAACTTGTGGAGAGGAAGTGCTCCTACAAACTACAAAGAATTGTTCAACTTGCGTCATTCATCCGCACGTAATACTATTGAAAGAGCCTTTGGGTTATTGAAAATGAGGTGGGCTATATTGAGGAAAAGTAGCTTTTATGATAAGCAAACACAAGTAAGAATCATAAATGCATGCTTTTTTCTCcataattttgttagagaagaaAATTTGGATGATGAGAATTTGTTAAATGAGGTGGACgatgatttatcaaatgtagAAGCTTTTGATACAATGGAGGATGAAGGGGAGGATTTCATTTTAACGGCACAAGCCTCACCTCAATGGAACAACTTAAGAGATGAAATGTCACAAAAAATGTTCCGAGAATACTAA